AGCATCCGATGCCGCTGCAGGAAATCGTGATAGCAGAATTGAACGAGCATACACTTCCGGAATCGGTCGCTCCCCTGCTTCGTCCAGTCCTTGACGGGCATGATTGCGGCATCATCAGCGAAGCGGGACTGCCCGGCATCGCTGATCCCGGTGCAGCCCTGGTGCGTCTGGCCCAGCAAAAAGGAATCCGGGTGCATCCCATTGCCGGATCCTCCAGTTTGTTCCTGGCGCTCATGGCATCGGGCTTGAACGGACAGTCGTTCCGCTTTCATGGTTATCTGCCGCGAGATCATGCCGCTAGAAGACAGCGATTGATTGAATTGGAAAAAGAAGTCCGGAGGAACGGTACCACACAACTGTTTATCGAAACGCCTTACCGAAACGACGCGTTGTTCGACGACATCTTGCGCACGTGTGACCCGAGCCTGCTTTTGTGCATTGCCGTGGACCTGGAAACCGAACAAGAGCTCGTTCAGACAAGCAGCCTTGCCGATTGGAAAAAGAAGAAACCGGGTTTACATAAACGTCCCTGTGTCTTCATCCTTGGTGCGTAAATCCAAACAGTGGACGGTTACTTTCCTGCACTTACTTCTACCGGCTCTTGTGCAAGGATCCTGATGTCGAACACCAGGGGCGTGTACGGTTCAATCAGGTAGGTACCCGTTCTGGGGTCGCTGAATCCTTCCGCTCCGTAAGCCAAAGAAGAAGGCAATACAATTTTCAATCGGTCGCCGACGCGTTTCCCCTTCACGGCCAGTTCCCAACCGGGTACTACTTGTCGGGCGCCCGGCAGGAAGCGATAGGCTTTTCCTGAATTACGGCTGTCGTCTACGACCGTACCATCGAGTTTGTAGCCGGTGTATTCGACGACGACGACATTACCCGAATCCAGTTTCTCCCCTTTTCCTGCCTCCACCTGTTGCAGCCAGTAGCCTTCCGGCTGCCGGAGTGAATCGAGGCGCTGAGCCTGTACATAACCGGCCAAGGACTCCCGTTCTTTCTTTTCCATTTCGGAAGCACGTTGCAACATTTCCTGCTCCGCCGTCACATAATCCTCGACGCGCAGCAAGCTGATATCAAACCGGATCATGGATCCTTTCCGGAAGCTCGTCTTCTCCTGCTCTACCTGGATACCCTTTCGTATATACAGGTAATCGTACAAGGAATCAGCCGGCACATAAAAAGTAGCGCTGTCGCCGGGCGAGATGTAGGTCAGACCTTTTTCGAATGATCCTTCGAACGGAATTCGCTCCAACCGGAACCGCATGGGCTGTCCGGCTTTTCTTGAATCAAAGAGGATGCTATCGTCCGCCGTACGATTGACGAGGTGAATGGTCACATAGTCACCGACTTTGGGCTTCGGGCCGTCTATGTTCTTGTAAACCCGATACGTAAAACCGCTGGCGGTCTTCTTTTCCGTACCATTCCGCTGGCAGCTTGCCAGAAAGATCAGCACGAGGGCGAAGCATATCGTGTACTTATTGTTCATGGGTTGACTTTCTTTAACTCGAGATCCAGGTAAACCGGTGTGGCACCGGGGATCTTATCCTGATCGCCCAACATACCGAAGGCGAGGTGGCTGGGCAATACCAACCGAACGCGTGAACCTTCTTTCACCAATTGAACCGCTTCTTCTACGCCTTTCAGGTGTTGAGCAGCACCCAGGCGAAAGACGTGCGGATGCAGGGTATCCGCAGGATAGACCTGAGTGCCATCAAGTGTGTAAAGTGAATAAACGATGGTGACTTCGTCTTTCGGACCGGGAACCGGTCCGGTCCCTTCGCGGATGACTTCGTACCGTAATCCTGTACCGGTGTCTTTCATCCGAAACTGATGGCGGGTTATGAAATCGGTAATGGTTTTCGACTCATCTTCCACGAGTATGCGGTTGACATTTTCCATCCGCTTCTTCAATTCAGCCTCCGCTGGCTGGCGATGCTGTTCTTGTCGGCAGGCCATCAATCCGGCAAGCACACCTGCGAGTATTAGTAGTCTCTTGTTCATTACTCGGACAGCAATTTTGCCTGGTAAAGGGGCAATAAGGCCAGGAACTTTTCGACCGTGGATTGCAAGGAGAGATCGGATCGTCCGCCGGAAGCGTTGCGGTGTCCGCCACCGTTGAAATGGGCGGAAGCGAGTTCCTTCACCGAGAATGTGTCCTTCGAGCGGAAAGAGATCTTGATCATTCCCTCCCGCTCGGCGAAAAAGGCGGCCATACGAATACCCTGAATGCTCAGCGCGTAATTCACCAGTCCTTCCGTATCGCCGGTTCGGAAATTGAACATGGCATGTTCTTCGGCGCTGAGCGCTATGTAGGCCGTGCGGTATTCATGGAGGACGGTCAATTTATCCTTGAGAACGTACCCCATCAGGCGCAGGCGGTTCTCGGTGAAATTATCATAGACCAGCTCGTGGATCCGGTAGTTGACCGCTCCGGCATCCATCAGGTCGGCGATGATCCGGTGGGTATCGGAGCGCATCGACTCGTAGCGGAACGAATTGGTGTCGGTCATGATTCCGCAATAGAGGCATTCGGCGGATGCTTTGGAAACCTGATCACGTCCGCCCAAACTGACGATGAACTGATAGATGAGTTCCGACGTGCTGCAAGCCTCCGGATAGGAGAAAATGTGATCGAAGGCGGGCTCCGGATCCAGGTGATGATCGATCAGTACTTTCACCGCAGCGGCTCCGCGGAGAACGGGTTCCATTTGTTCCACCCGGCTCATCCAGTTGAAGTCGAGGCAAAAGATGATCGCTGCAGCATTGAAATGTTCGATGCACTGTTCCGGCTCACGGGTGAATTGCAGGACCTGATCATTACCGGGCAACCATTGCAGGAAATCCGGATAATCGCTGGGGGCGACGACCCGAACGGTGTGCCCCTGGGATAACAACCAATGATACAATCCTAAGGAGGATCCCATGGCATCACCATCCGGACGGTGGTGGGTGGTAATGACAATTTTTGACGGCACCTTCAACAGGGAACGAACCGGATCCAGAAGCCGGGCAGGAAAACGAGGATTACTCACGTGCCAAAAATACGAGTTCCGGTTGTATAGAACGATCGGGCCCGCCGGTTCTTACGAACGCAGGCGGGCCCGGTGTATTCGAATTGGTGTTCCCGGAATGATCAGTGCCGGATGATCAGTGGCTGGCGGCTGGTGTTACCTGCATCATCGGTGAATTGGATCAGGTAGGAACCTGACGGGAAGTTTTCGGTCGAAAATTTGAAAACACCCTGCACCATTGCGGGCTCCAGGACGAGCCTTCCGGAAATGTCGAAGATCCGAATGCGCCCTTTGCCGGCGTAGGAAGGATCGGCGATTTGAACGGTCACAAATCCATCGGCAGGATTAGGATAAACCAGCAATGCATTGTCAGGTGTCGGTTCATCCGACAATCCCACTGCGCCACAAGCGGTCATTACGCCGAAGGCATCCACCTTTCCAAAGCCCCAGGCCGCATTCGGATAGGGCCCCCAGGTCAGTGAGTCGGTCATGGCACAACCCAGGATCGCGTCTTTGATATCCTGATAAGTAGCTCCCGGATTTTTTTGGAGGTAAAGCGCTGCAACACCGGCAACCACGGGAGCTGAAGCAGAGGTACCGCCTCCCGTCACATGATAGCCGCCTGGAGCGACCTTCCAGGGCTGAGCCGCGATCATCCCGGGAATCAGGGTAGTCACTCCGGTTGAAAGGATATGATGACCGGGAGCACAGATATCCGGTTTGATCCTGCCGTCGCGCGTTGGTCCGCGGCTGCTATTCTCGGCTAATTGCCGCGGGCGGTCACCGGGAGAAACCTGCAAGGTACCGTTGTAGTCGATGTGGCGATCGGTATTGTAGTAGTTGCCGACGGTCAGTACCTCATCCAGGCAGGCAAAGCCACTCACGATCGACTGGTTAGTATCGGGCGGATTGTAATTGACGATATCCGGAAATACTCCGGGAGCCGGAAGATTCTGGAACACCCAATCGAAGGTCCAGGAATCAAAATGTCCGTTACCGGTTGTTTCAAAACGCCAATGGTATGTCGTTGAATCCGGGATCACATAGACTTCGAGGGAATAGACTCCATCGCTCTCGGAACCATAAAGCTGGATCCGGCCAATTCGATTACCGCCATTGACCAGATTCAGGTTGACCAGTCCAAGTGTATTCTGGATGTTCCGGAAAGCGGTACGTCCACGGAAGGAAAAATCAGGCGTGACCTTATCGGCTCCGATCGCGAAAGATATGTTGTTGAAATCGGCCGTATCCGCGAAGATCTGGCAATAAGCACCCGGGATCCCGCTGTTGTATTTGAACCAGGAAAAGGACGTGTCGCCTGCCGTTGTTGTTGTACCCACATGAAACGGATAAACAATACCCACATTCCCGGCGGCGGCAACCAGCGCTCGTCCAGGTTGCGCGATGATGAGGTTGCGGATGTATTGCGACTGGAGATCA
This genomic stretch from Bacteroidota bacterium harbors:
- a CDS encoding bifunctional oligoribonuclease/PAP phosphatase NrnA — protein: MDPVRSLLKVPSKIVITTHHRPDGDAMGSSLGLYHWLLSQGHTVRVVAPSDYPDFLQWLPGNDQVLQFTREPEQCIEHFNAAAIIFCLDFNWMSRVEQMEPVLRGAAAVKVLIDHHLDPEPAFDHIFSYPEACSTSELIYQFIVSLGGRDQVSKASAECLYCGIMTDTNSFRYESMRSDTHRIIADLMDAGAVNYRIHELVYDNFTENRLRLMGYVLKDKLTVLHEYRTAYIALSAEEHAMFNFRTGDTEGLVNYALSIQGIRMAAFFAEREGMIKISFRSKDTFSVKELASAHFNGGGHRNASGGRSDLSLQSTVEKFLALLPLYQAKLLSE
- a CDS encoding FKBP-type peptidyl-prolyl cis-trans isomerase, giving the protein MNNKYTICFALVLIFLASCQRNGTEKKTASGFTYRVYKNIDGPKPKVGDYVTIHLVNRTADDSILFDSRKAGQPMRFRLERIPFEGSFEKGLTYISPGDSATFYVPADSLYDYLYIRKGIQVEQEKTSFRKGSMIRFDISLLRVEDYVTAEQEMLQRASEMEKKERESLAGYVQAQRLDSLRQPEGYWLQQVEAGKGEKLDSGNVVVVEYTGYKLDGTVVDDSRNSGKAYRFLPGARQVVPGWELAVKGKRVGDRLKIVLPSSLAYGAEGFSDPRTGTYLIEPYTPLVFDIRILAQEPVEVSAGK
- a CDS encoding SAM-dependent methyltransferase is translated as MSTGSLYLLPTFLGDRDQRLLSQRSLDVTCRLKYFVAEDAKSARSFLKAIQHPMPLQEIVIAELNEHTLPESVAPLLRPVLDGHDCGIISEAGLPGIADPGAALVRLAQQKGIRVHPIAGSSSLFLALMASGLNGQSFRFHGYLPRDHAARRQRLIELEKEVRRNGTTQLFIETPYRNDALFDDILRTCDPSLLLCIAVDLETEQELVQTSSLADWKKKKPGLHKRPCVFILGA
- a CDS encoding FKBP-type peptidyl-prolyl cis-trans isomerase → MNKRLLILAGVLAGLMACRQEQHRQPAEAELKKRMENVNRILVEDESKTITDFITRHQFRMKDTGTGLRYEVIREGTGPVPGPKDEVTIVYSLYTLDGTQVYPADTLHPHVFRLGAAQHLKGVEEAVQLVKEGSRVRLVLPSHLAFGMLGDQDKIPGATPVYLDLELKKVNP
- a CDS encoding S8 family peptidase; its protein translation is MIRNLSSFLTTVFIVLSVLSSRAQVPEAKLNLGLARKVATAERSATITVLVKGDPAAIRTYTETHGGHFKNSAGDIAWIETPLNSIAGLTRLSAVKRIEAYSGRMRTMNDTMRYLCRVDEVHQGISPLSQAYDGSGVIIGYIDSGIDLAHPDFQDSLGLSRVLWLWDTKLPVSSNTPQPYGYGQEWDKAGIEAGLATAHTGQDEYGHGCYVAGIGSGDGSSVGHFQGVAPKSDIIVVNYDFTAQDTLPRVAHAVEYIFDKAALLGKPCVINASLGDYYGSHDGRDLQSQYIRNLIIAQPGRALVAAAGNVGIVYPFHVGTTTTAGDTSFSWFKYNSGIPGAYCQIFADTADFNNISFAIGADKVTPDFSFRGRTAFRNIQNTLGLVNLNLVNGGNRIGRIQLYGSESDGVYSLEVYVIPDSTTYHWRFETTGNGHFDSWTFDWVFQNLPAPGVFPDIVNYNPPDTNQSIVSGFACLDEVLTVGNYYNTDRHIDYNGTLQVSPGDRPRQLAENSSRGPTRDGRIKPDICAPGHHILSTGVTTLIPGMIAAQPWKVAPGGYHVTGGGTSASAPVVAGVAALYLQKNPGATYQDIKDAILGCAMTDSLTWGPYPNAAWGFGKVDAFGVMTACGAVGLSDEPTPDNALLVYPNPADGFVTVQIADPSYAGKGRIRIFDISGRLVLEPAMVQGVFKFSTENFPSGSYLIQFTDDAGNTSRQPLIIRH